In Bdellovibrionota bacterium, a genomic segment contains:
- a CDS encoding TolC family protein, with protein sequence MRRFIAFIVLAIVVSWGRSLADSSPIRLSLQQAIERARLVAPRLKQLSSLAKAAEASTRAASAGHWPSLNASAGYTRNSGVPELVSTPPGGPPTTIFPNIPDNYRTRVEMNVPLFTGGKVSSTVDSARALESGARKDLTSGESDLTFETTRAYWDLVTAAENQRVLKEALQSYEAHLVDAKNRKRVGMAATNEVLQVQVERDQSELTLIRAQNARQVSEANLRRILDYPSASIEPADPLETTLASPAAEEDLVARAFRNRPDRAALVSRWEAARAWVNVQKSTYWPQLNAVGGYDYSNPNRKIAPPTAEFEDTWDVGVNMTMNLFEGGKTKANVDQARAQAEALRQQLADTDERIHFEVTSRLMNLQSAVAAFPVAERTVESAKENVSVARNRYRAGVIPSSELLDAETSALRAGLSRADVLARIHVAQADLNRAVGD encoded by the coding sequence ATGAGACGTTTCATCGCCTTTATCGTTCTGGCGATCGTCGTATCGTGGGGTCGAAGCCTGGCCGATTCTTCTCCGATTCGGCTCTCCTTGCAGCAAGCGATTGAACGCGCGCGTCTCGTCGCCCCGCGCTTAAAACAGCTCAGTTCGCTGGCGAAGGCCGCCGAGGCTTCCACCCGCGCCGCCAGTGCAGGACATTGGCCGTCGCTAAATGCTTCAGCGGGATACACCCGAAATTCCGGCGTCCCCGAACTCGTATCGACGCCTCCGGGCGGACCTCCGACGACCATCTTTCCCAACATCCCCGACAATTACCGCACCCGCGTGGAAATGAATGTTCCGCTGTTCACCGGCGGAAAGGTTTCCTCCACCGTGGACTCGGCCCGAGCCTTGGAAAGCGGCGCTCGGAAAGATCTCACAAGCGGAGAATCGGACCTGACGTTCGAAACGACACGGGCCTATTGGGATCTCGTCACGGCGGCGGAGAATCAGCGGGTGCTCAAAGAAGCTCTTCAATCGTACGAAGCTCACCTCGTGGACGCCAAAAACCGGAAAAGAGTGGGCATGGCCGCCACGAACGAGGTTCTTCAGGTGCAGGTCGAGCGCGACCAGTCGGAGCTTACGTTAATTCGGGCGCAAAACGCGCGGCAGGTATCGGAAGCTAATCTTCGACGCATTCTGGATTATCCGTCCGCATCGATCGAGCCGGCCGACCCGTTGGAGACGACCCTGGCGTCTCCCGCTGCGGAAGAAGATCTCGTGGCGCGCGCTTTTCGAAATCGGCCGGATCGCGCGGCTCTTGTCTCCCGATGGGAAGCCGCACGTGCGTGGGTGAACGTTCAGAAATCCACGTACTGGCCGCAGCTCAATGCCGTGGGAGGGTACGATTATTCCAATCCAAACCGCAAAATCGCTCCGCCCACCGCGGAATTCGAGGACACGTGGGACGTGGGAGTGAATATGACGATGAATCTTTTCGAAGGGGGAAAGACGAAAGCCAACGTCGACCAGGCTCGCGCGCAGGCGGAAGCTCTTCGCCAACAATTGGCCGATACCGATGAACGCATTCATTTTGAAGTGACCTCTCGCTTGATGAACCTTCAATCCGCCGTGGCGGCCTTTCCTGTGGCGGAACGGACCGTGGAATCCGCGAAGGAGAACGTCTCCGTGGCGCGCAATCGTTACCGAGCCGGCGTAATTCCTTCGTCCGAACTCTTAGACGCGGAGACGTCGGCTTTGCGCGCGGGACTCTCCCGCGCCGATGTCCTCGCTCGCATTCACGTCGCTCAGGCGGACCTGAATCGAGCTGTCGGAGATTAG
- a CDS encoding electron transfer flavoprotein subunit alpha/FixB family protein has product MANDILVLVETKSGKIKKSSCELLSQAKRLADSMGGQVKALVIGKDVSAVVPEAGAYGATEAYAADDASLERYNVERYTSVVAEACKKSQATAFLATANSLGRDLLPRVAARLNTGMITEVTGLSAEGGTIVGKRPIYAGKSFVDVRIPNARPQVISCRPNVFETVAPGGGKAAVTKLTGEFTSMPVKAKITEVVAGKSDKPDLTEASIIVSAGRSIKSADNFKIIREFADVLGAAVGASRAAVDAGYAPHEMQVGQTGKTVNPQLYIACGISGAIQHLAGMRTSKVIVAINTDPECPMFQKADYAIVGDLFQVVPMMTEEFKKILKE; this is encoded by the coding sequence ATGGCCAACGATATTCTGGTTCTCGTAGAGACGAAGTCTGGAAAAATCAAAAAGAGTTCGTGTGAACTTTTGAGCCAAGCCAAGCGGTTGGCGGACTCGATGGGGGGACAAGTCAAGGCGCTTGTGATCGGCAAAGATGTGTCGGCTGTCGTACCGGAGGCCGGGGCTTATGGGGCGACGGAAGCCTACGCTGCGGACGACGCTTCTCTTGAAAGGTACAACGTGGAACGCTACACGTCGGTGGTGGCGGAAGCCTGCAAAAAATCTCAGGCTACGGCTTTTCTGGCCACGGCGAATTCGCTGGGGAGAGATCTGCTCCCCCGCGTGGCGGCCCGCCTGAATACCGGAATGATTACGGAAGTGACCGGACTTTCCGCGGAAGGCGGAACGATCGTCGGAAAGCGCCCCATTTATGCCGGAAAGTCCTTCGTCGACGTGCGAATTCCGAACGCGCGGCCGCAGGTCATTAGCTGCCGGCCGAATGTGTTCGAAACGGTTGCGCCGGGTGGCGGTAAGGCGGCCGTGACAAAACTCACCGGAGAATTCACTTCCATGCCGGTCAAAGCGAAGATCACGGAAGTGGTGGCCGGAAAAAGCGACAAACCGGATTTGACCGAGGCATCGATCATTGTATCGGCCGGGCGTTCGATCAAGAGTGCGGATAACTTCAAGATCATCCGAGAATTTGCCGATGTTTTGGGCGCAGCGGTCGGAGCCTCCCGTGCGGCGGTCGACGCCGGTTATGCCCCCCATGAGATGCAGGTCGGCCAAACGGGGAAGACGGTGAATCCCCAGCTTTATATCGCGTGCGGAATATCGGGTGCGATTCAACATCTCGCCGGTATGCGGACATCCAAGGTGATCGTCGCGATCAACACGGACCCGGAGTGTCCCATGTTTCAAAAGGCCGACTACGCCATCGTGGGAGACCTGTTCCAAGTTGTTCCCATGATGACGGAAGAGTTCAAAAAGATTCTCAAGGAGTAA
- a CDS encoding class I SAM-dependent methyltransferase, translating into MLARFVTTLHSLSPMTRRMIWRMSYQMLNRTFLQQGWKFVNYGYADFDGGSSKIALQSEDEPDRCFIQLYHRATDAVDLRGKDVLEIGSGRGGGADYFVRYRGPKSYLGVDRAPNAVAFCNRIYPHAGLSFAVGDAESLFCPSNSFEVVINIESSHCYGSMERFSSEVYRVLKPGGYFVWADFRSPSIINELRTMFSKAGFTLAEEKDITSNVLKALDQVDDRKREAIEEHAPRILTRALREFAAVRGTEMYKSFLSGRLSYYSCTLQKR; encoded by the coding sequence TTGCTCGCTCGATTCGTAACGACGCTTCATTCCCTCTCGCCGATGACCCGGCGGATGATCTGGCGAATGTCGTATCAGATGTTGAATCGAACGTTCCTGCAACAAGGATGGAAGTTCGTGAATTATGGATACGCGGATTTTGACGGAGGCAGTTCAAAAATTGCTCTGCAGTCCGAAGACGAACCGGATCGGTGTTTCATCCAGCTTTATCATCGAGCGACCGATGCGGTCGATTTGCGGGGGAAGGACGTTTTAGAGATCGGGTCCGGACGGGGAGGGGGAGCTGATTACTTCGTGCGCTATCGTGGGCCCAAGTCGTATCTTGGCGTGGATCGGGCCCCCAATGCCGTGGCATTTTGCAACCGAATATATCCACATGCGGGCCTTTCCTTTGCCGTGGGAGACGCCGAATCCCTCTTCTGTCCCTCGAATTCATTCGAGGTTGTCATCAATATTGAATCGTCCCATTGCTACGGATCGATGGAGAGATTCTCAAGCGAGGTATATCGGGTCTTGAAACCGGGCGGCTATTTTGTCTGGGCTGACTTTCGAAGCCCCTCGATCATAAACGAATTGCGAACCATGTTTTCCAAGGCCGGTTTTACCCTTGCCGAAGAGAAAGACATTACGTCCAATGTGCTAAAGGCCCTCGATCAAGTGGACGATCGTAAACGCGAGGCCATTGAAGAACATGCTCCACGAATCCTGACCAGGGCCTTGAGGGAATTCGCGGCCGTCCGGGGGACCGAGATGTACAAATCATTCCTGTCCGGGCGGCTCTCGTATTACAGCTGCACACTACAAAAGCGATAA
- a CDS encoding electron transfer flavoprotein subunit beta/FixA family protein, with the protein MKIGVCIKQVPDTASAIRVKEDRSGIIEDGIKFVVSPYDEYAVEEALRTKGKVAGSEVVAITIGPKRSQEALRNALAMGCDRAIHVNTDGHAPMDSLGVARLLASQIKTEALELVFTGRHAVDDDNAQVSQMTAELLGWPHATMVIKCELDAGAKKARVERPIEGGAKEIWEIELPAVLAATKGLNEPRYASLKGIMQAKSKPLKEIPVAQGGVAETDLAPKVIWSNYTLPPERKAGKVFKDDPAKAVHEVVRLLREEAKVI; encoded by the coding sequence GTGAAGATCGGTGTGTGCATCAAGCAGGTGCCGGATACAGCGAGCGCCATTCGAGTCAAGGAAGATCGCAGCGGGATCATCGAGGACGGCATTAAGTTTGTGGTGAGTCCGTACGATGAGTACGCCGTAGAAGAGGCGCTGCGGACCAAGGGAAAAGTGGCCGGGAGCGAAGTCGTGGCGATCACCATCGGTCCCAAGCGATCTCAGGAAGCTCTTCGCAACGCTCTGGCTATGGGCTGCGATCGCGCGATTCACGTCAATACCGACGGACATGCTCCCATGGACAGTCTGGGCGTCGCTCGGCTCCTGGCATCTCAGATTAAGACCGAAGCCCTGGAACTGGTCTTTACCGGACGCCACGCCGTGGACGACGACAACGCCCAGGTCAGCCAGATGACGGCGGAGCTGCTGGGCTGGCCCCATGCGACCATGGTCATTAAGTGTGAATTGGATGCCGGAGCGAAAAAGGCGCGGGTGGAACGTCCGATCGAAGGAGGCGCAAAAGAAATCTGGGAAATCGAACTCCCGGCCGTGCTGGCGGCTACAAAGGGTTTGAACGAACCGCGGTACGCCTCCCTCAAAGGAATCATGCAGGCGAAATCGAAGCCGTTAAAGGAAATTCCGGTCGCGCAGGGGGGAGTGGCGGAAACGGATCTCGCCCCGAAAGTGATTTGGTCGAATTACACCCTTCCGCCGGAGCGAAAGGCGGGAAAAGTTTTTAAGGACGATCCGGCAAAGGCGGTCCACGAAGTGGTCCGCCTGCTGCGCGAAGAGGCGAAGGTGATCTGA
- a CDS encoding class II aldolase/adducin family protein: protein MHSKLESSLRRQIVETHQRLYTLGFSVANDGNTSARLPKGQFIITPAGLIKAKLRPSDLPVVNASGKKIRGNYPVSTEFQMHLAIYNARPDVEVIIHAHPPFSIACSLANISLADPVLPEVVATLGEIPTARYATTGTRELASILADIVQHHDAIILERHGAVTVGRTLEDALQKLERVEHSARIILLSRLVGSISSLPADEVRRLHQIGGMGPA from the coding sequence GTGCACTCGAAACTCGAGTCCTCGCTGCGTCGGCAGATCGTCGAAACGCATCAGCGGCTCTATACCCTCGGTTTTTCCGTCGCGAACGACGGGAACACTTCCGCTCGTTTACCCAAAGGACAATTTATCATCACTCCAGCCGGTTTGATCAAAGCGAAACTCAGGCCGTCCGATCTTCCCGTCGTGAACGCTTCCGGGAAAAAAATTCGGGGCAATTACCCCGTTTCGACGGAGTTTCAGATGCATCTGGCGATCTACAATGCCCGACCCGACGTCGAAGTGATCATCCACGCTCATCCCCCCTTTTCCATCGCGTGCAGCCTGGCGAATATCTCGCTCGCCGATCCGGTCCTGCCGGAAGTCGTGGCGACGTTGGGTGAGATTCCGACGGCCCGTTACGCCACGACCGGCACCCGGGAACTCGCCTCTATTTTGGCGGACATCGTTCAACACCACGACGCCATCATTTTGGAACGTCACGGCGCCGTCACGGTAGGCCGAACGCTCGAAGACGCGCTTCAAAAACTGGAACGCGTGGAACATTCGGCCCGAATTATTCTTTTGAGCCGGCTCGTAGGATCGATTTCCTCTCTTCCGGCGGATGAGGTCCGGCGTCTTCACCAGATCGGCGGCATGGGTCCCGCCTGA
- a CDS encoding TetR/AcrR family transcriptional regulator, whose translation MKRAAHLARRATRHSNKRDAEKTRAALLAAGAELFAKHGFAGTTADMIARRSRVNKALVNYYFRTKEGLYEEIVGSTLRPLSNHLQSQQADLRPDEQLRHFIEIFAVTHVKHPYLSTMILREFLSGNRTISGRLLPHFIGIVRYVSDILERGIKEKLFRPVDPFLTHLSLVSTLVYFFATAQARRHLLSSADSPVRDPTVDEYVRHVTELFLRGLGADKSLKGGN comes from the coding sequence ATGAAACGGGCGGCTCATTTAGCACGGCGCGCCACTCGGCATTCCAACAAACGAGACGCGGAAAAAACGCGGGCGGCTCTGCTCGCGGCGGGCGCGGAGCTGTTCGCGAAACACGGCTTTGCGGGCACGACGGCCGACATGATCGCCCGGCGATCCCGGGTCAATAAGGCGTTGGTGAATTATTATTTTCGCACGAAAGAAGGTCTGTACGAGGAAATTGTGGGTTCGACGTTGCGACCGCTTTCGAATCATCTGCAGTCCCAACAGGCCGACCTGCGGCCGGATGAACAGCTAAGACATTTCATCGAAATTTTTGCGGTGACACATGTAAAACATCCATATCTCTCAACAATGATTTTACGGGAATTTCTCTCTGGCAACCGAACGATTTCCGGCCGCTTGCTCCCTCATTTCATCGGTATTGTTCGCTATGTGTCCGATATTTTGGAGAGGGGCATAAAGGAAAAACTCTTTCGGCCCGTGGATCCGTTTCTCACGCACTTAAGCCTCGTCAGCACGCTGGTTTATTTTTTTGCTACGGCCCAGGCTCGAAGGCATCTCCTTTCCTCTGCGGACTCTCCGGTTCGAGATCCGACCGTGGACGAATATGTCCGTCATGTAACCGAGCTGTTTTTGAGAGGCCTCGGCGCCGATAAGTCCCTTAAAGGAGGGAACTGA
- a CDS encoding PilZ domain-containing protein encodes MAGQPPKERRKSKRAPLELTVTFQVQGQMEKTTTINASSRGFFVRTSNALPVGTTIPFTLEHSGLGGLFKIVGRIVHIMEERSGGAGMGVEIKQIAPNQDPQFDAYRSMIEKAHTKK; translated from the coding sequence GTGGCGGGCCAACCCCCAAAGGAAAGGCGAAAATCCAAGCGGGCACCTTTGGAGCTTACGGTGACCTTTCAGGTTCAGGGCCAAATGGAAAAGACCACGACGATAAATGCGAGTTCGCGAGGTTTCTTTGTGAGGACGTCGAACGCTTTACCGGTCGGAACGACGATCCCTTTCACGCTCGAACATTCCGGCCTTGGAGGCCTGTTCAAGATCGTGGGACGGATTGTGCATATTATGGAAGAGCGATCCGGGGGCGCGGGAATGGGCGTCGAAATCAAGCAGATCGCTCCGAATCAGGACCCGCAATTCGATGCTTATCGAAGCATGATCGAAAAAGCTCACACGAAAAAGTAG
- a CDS encoding 4Fe-4S dicluster domain-containing protein: MAKELLADIPEYAGEPGQKKKRPRTVAVVMEGHCTGCEVCVPFCPVDCIEVQPKSAYPDRPIPPVQIRFDECIGCQICVKACTKLTWDAIRMVPTEKIETAFGIKIGNTYEEATKNVAAKNLDAGDVRKISNSAFVDYWRG, translated from the coding sequence ATGGCGAAAGAGTTGCTGGCCGATATTCCGGAGTACGCGGGCGAACCGGGGCAAAAGAAAAAACGTCCAAGAACCGTCGCGGTCGTCATGGAAGGCCACTGCACCGGGTGCGAAGTCTGCGTGCCGTTCTGTCCCGTCGACTGCATCGAAGTGCAGCCGAAATCCGCTTACCCGGACCGGCCGATTCCGCCGGTCCAGATTCGATTCGACGAGTGCATCGGCTGCCAAATCTGCGTGAAAGCTTGTACGAAACTGACCTGGGATGCGATTCGGATGGTCCCGACCGAAAAGATTGAAACCGCCTTCGGCATCAAAATCGGAAATACGTATGAAGAAGCGACCAAGAATGTAGCCGCTAAAAATCTGGATGCCGGGGACGTGCGAAAGATTTCCAATTCAGCGTTTGTCGATTACTGGCGCGGATAG
- a CDS encoding ABC transporter ATP-binding protein, which yields METMIRIRALRHSYEDVLALDGVSLEVRKGEMFGLIGPDGAGKTTTLRLILGLLDSQKGELDTCGLVPAKQRAELAERVGYLPQRFSLYGDLSVDENVAFFADVHGVSGWRPKRDELLGLLRLAEFRKRLADRLSGGMKQKLALACTLIHTPELLVMDEPTTGVDPVSRREFWKILTRLQREGMTILLTTPYIDEAERCGRVALMNRGKILHLDMPEKLKRLGTGSVLEILALPKRKAAEILAGHPSIADIESFGERLHASVPSLSPDQSAKLADELGTSLRNEGLDVKSIRVASPSLEDIFIAKIRSEDVAGKAAAS from the coding sequence ATGGAGACGATGATCCGCATACGTGCTCTTCGTCACTCGTACGAAGACGTTCTCGCTCTGGACGGTGTGAGTCTCGAAGTCCGGAAAGGGGAGATGTTCGGTTTGATCGGCCCGGACGGCGCTGGAAAGACGACGACCCTCCGTTTGATTTTGGGGCTTCTCGATTCTCAGAAGGGAGAGCTGGACACGTGTGGCCTGGTTCCCGCGAAACAACGGGCCGAGCTCGCGGAAAGAGTAGGTTATCTTCCACAGAGGTTTTCTCTCTACGGAGATCTCAGCGTTGACGAAAACGTGGCATTTTTCGCCGACGTGCACGGGGTTTCCGGCTGGCGGCCCAAGCGCGACGAACTTCTCGGTCTCTTGCGCCTGGCGGAATTCCGTAAGCGCCTGGCCGACCGGCTTTCAGGCGGCATGAAACAGAAACTCGCCCTAGCCTGTACGTTGATTCACACGCCGGAATTGCTGGTGATGGACGAACCAACCACCGGCGTCGATCCGGTTTCCCGGCGGGAATTTTGGAAGATTCTTACGCGTCTTCAACGTGAAGGGATGACCATTCTTCTGACGACCCCGTACATAGATGAAGCCGAGCGTTGCGGGCGTGTGGCTCTGATGAATCGGGGCAAAATTCTTCACCTCGATATGCCGGAGAAACTAAAGCGTCTGGGAACCGGTTCGGTCTTGGAAATATTGGCTCTTCCGAAACGAAAAGCGGCCGAAATCTTGGCCGGTCATCCGAGCATTGCCGATATCGAAAGCTTCGGCGAACGCCTGCATGCGTCGGTTCCGTCTCTTTCTCCGGATCAATCCGCGAAATTGGCCGATGAACTGGGCACGTCGCTTCGCAACGAAGGGCTCGATGTGAAATCGATTCGTGTGGCTTCGCCGAGCTTGGAAGACATCTTTATCGCAAAAATCCGCTCGGAAGATGTAGCGGGCAAGGCGGCGGCGTCATGA
- the fsa gene encoding fructose-6-phosphate aldolase: protein MKFFIDTANIQEIKTALSWGILDGVTTNPSLAAKEGKPFDEISREICKLVPGPVSLEVVTRSAEQMVEDGKKLAQISDNVVVKLPMSTAALQATKTLTKSGIPVNMTLCFSPVQALLAAKAGAAYVSPFVGRLDDISQNGMEIVQQIAQIFNNYEFATEILVASVRHPIHVLEAALMGADVATVPFNVLEQFARHPLTDIGMDRFEQDWKKVPAK, encoded by the coding sequence GTGAAGTTCTTTATCGACACCGCCAACATTCAAGAGATTAAGACCGCGCTTTCATGGGGGATTTTGGATGGAGTGACCACCAATCCCTCCCTTGCGGCCAAAGAAGGAAAGCCGTTCGATGAAATTTCTCGGGAGATCTGCAAGCTCGTTCCAGGGCCGGTCAGCCTCGAAGTTGTGACCCGTTCCGCCGAACAGATGGTGGAGGACGGCAAAAAATTAGCGCAGATTTCGGACAACGTGGTCGTGAAACTACCCATGTCGACGGCCGCCCTTCAGGCGACCAAGACACTGACCAAGAGCGGCATTCCCGTAAACATGACGCTCTGCTTTTCACCCGTACAAGCTCTATTGGCGGCGAAGGCGGGCGCGGCGTACGTGAGCCCCTTCGTCGGGAGATTGGATGACATCTCTCAGAACGGGATGGAAATCGTTCAGCAGATCGCCCAGATCTTCAACAATTATGAATTCGCGACGGAGATCCTGGTGGCGAGCGTCCGGCATCCGATCCACGTTTTGGAGGCCGCGCTTATGGGGGCGGATGTCGCCACGGTCCCGTTCAATGTCCTCGAACAGTTCGCCCGGCATCCGCTCACCGATATCGGCATGGATCGGTTTGAGCAGGACTGGAAAAAGGTTCCGGCGAAATGA
- a CDS encoding LL-diaminopimelate aminotransferase: MSVPSRSERILNLPPYLFADLDRTKRELRSRGVDVIDLSIGDPDLPTPALLIEKLYEAAKKPEHHRYPAYDGSPAFRKVVADWYQDRFGVSLNPENEVLALIGSKEGIAHIPLAFVNPGDLTLVPDPGYPVYATATSFAGGTPRSVPLLKANQFRPKFSEIPADVAKRSKLFFLNYPNNPTSATAGVGFFEEAVAFAKRYEMLICHDAAYTEVFLSGVEPQSFLQAAGAKDVGIEFHSLSKTFNMTGWRVGFAVGNREAIGALAKVKTNVDSGVFGAIQETAISALQHWKELRDQNNRIYGHRRDILLEGLKRLKIPFQIPRATFYVWCDIPTKESSTAFCTRILQKAGVCFTPGVGFGAHGEGYFRITLTASEVRLQEALSRLEKNL; this comes from the coding sequence ATGAGCGTTCCCTCACGATCGGAACGGATTCTGAACCTTCCGCCGTATCTGTTCGCGGACCTCGACCGGACGAAACGAGAGCTGCGAAGTCGGGGCGTCGATGTGATTGATCTCTCCATCGGCGATCCCGATCTGCCGACGCCGGCTCTCTTGATCGAGAAACTGTATGAGGCGGCGAAAAAGCCCGAGCATCATCGGTATCCCGCTTACGACGGAAGTCCCGCGTTTCGGAAAGTGGTAGCCGATTGGTACCAAGACCGTTTCGGTGTGTCTCTCAATCCGGAGAACGAAGTGCTGGCGCTCATTGGGTCGAAGGAGGGAATCGCGCATATTCCTTTGGCGTTCGTAAACCCCGGCGATCTTACGCTGGTGCCGGACCCCGGTTATCCGGTTTATGCCACGGCGACTTCGTTCGCGGGGGGAACGCCGAGATCCGTTCCGCTACTGAAAGCGAATCAGTTTCGGCCGAAGTTTTCCGAAATTCCTGCGGATGTGGCCAAACGTTCAAAGCTTTTTTTCCTGAACTACCCCAACAATCCGACTTCAGCCACGGCTGGCGTCGGTTTTTTCGAAGAAGCCGTCGCTTTCGCTAAAAGATACGAGATGCTCATCTGTCACGACGCGGCCTACACCGAAGTTTTTCTCTCCGGGGTCGAGCCCCAAAGCTTCTTGCAGGCGGCGGGAGCCAAGGACGTCGGAATCGAATTCCATTCGTTGAGCAAGACATTCAATATGACCGGCTGGCGCGTTGGATTCGCCGTGGGCAACCGGGAAGCCATCGGCGCACTGGCGAAAGTGAAAACCAACGTCGACTCGGGTGTTTTCGGCGCGATTCAGGAAACGGCGATCTCCGCCCTCCAGCATTGGAAAGAACTGCGTGACCAAAACAACCGGATCTACGGACACCGCAGGGATATCCTTTTGGAAGGACTCAAGCGATTGAAAATTCCATTTCAGATCCCTCGGGCGACATTTTATGTTTGGTGCGATATTCCCACGAAAGAAAGCTCAACCGCGTTCTGCACGCGGATTCTTCAAAAAGCGGGCGTCTGTTTCACACCTGGCGTCGGGTTCGGCGCGCACGGAGAGGGTTATTTCCGAATCACCTTGACCGCAAGCGAGGTCCGGCTTCAAGAAGCGCTGTCGCGACTGGAGAAGAACCTGTAG
- a CDS encoding efflux RND transporter periplasmic adaptor subunit, producing MNIYRALLMIITVAGPMGCLNRGDGREITASGYVEATEVRVGTKVSGTLIQLAVDEGDQVTKDQLIAKIDPVDLELSLRAAQAEKTQYEADLRGAEKDYRRMQDLLDAGSGTGKARDDAKSRFDMTAGRVAVSIARIGQLEQQIKDTTVRSPIGGVVTQKLVEQGELLAPGSTLVVVTDLNDSWLTAYVGEPDLPRIRLGQEAKLLTDAGITRPGKITYIASTAEFTPKNVQTKDERVKLVYKIKVAMENSDGLFKPGMPAQTQIEVSGAK from the coding sequence ATGAACATTTATCGTGCTCTATTGATGATCATTACGGTCGCGGGGCCGATGGGTTGTTTGAATCGCGGGGACGGAAGGGAAATCACCGCGTCGGGGTACGTCGAGGCGACCGAAGTGCGCGTCGGCACAAAGGTGTCCGGAACATTGATTCAGTTGGCCGTGGACGAGGGGGACCAAGTTACGAAGGATCAATTGATCGCGAAAATCGATCCGGTTGACTTGGAACTCTCACTTCGCGCGGCGCAGGCGGAGAAGACACAGTACGAAGCGGATCTTCGGGGAGCCGAAAAAGATTATCGGCGTATGCAGGATCTTCTCGACGCCGGTTCCGGCACCGGAAAGGCCCGGGACGACGCGAAATCTCGATTCGACATGACGGCGGGGCGTGTGGCGGTATCCATTGCTCGGATCGGGCAGTTGGAACAGCAAATAAAGGATACGACGGTTCGGAGTCCGATCGGCGGAGTCGTGACGCAAAAATTGGTGGAACAGGGCGAGCTCTTGGCTCCCGGTTCTACGTTAGTGGTCGTGACCGATTTGAACGATTCCTGGCTGACGGCGTACGTCGGCGAGCCGGACCTCCCTCGCATCCGCCTCGGCCAAGAAGCGAAGCTTCTGACCGACGCCGGAATCACCCGACCCGGAAAAATTACGTATATCGCCTCGACGGCCGAATTCACACCCAAGAACGTCCAGACGAAAGATGAACGGGTCAAACTGGTTTACAAGATCAAGGTCGCTATGGAAAACAGCGACGGCCTTTTCAAGCCGGGGATGCCGGCTCAGACGCAGATCGAAGTTTCGGGAGCGAAATGA